A stretch of DNA from Armatimonadota bacterium:
ACGCCGGTGGCGGCGCCGTGGTGAGGATCCACGGCGCTGGGATGGTTGTGGCTTTCCATCTTGAAGACCGCCGCCCACCCGTCGCCCAGGTCCACCACGCCGGCGTTGTCCCCGGGACCCCGGATCACCCGCTGGCCCTGGGAAGGGAGCTGACGCAGGGCGGCGCGGGACCGCCGGTAGCCGCAGTGCTCCGACCACATGGCCGCCGCCATCTGCGCCTCCAGCGGAGTGGGCGGACGGCCCAGCCGCTGGCGCAGCCGGCCGAGATCGGCGGTGTCCAGGCCGCCGGCGAGGGCGGACGGCGCCCGGACAGCACTCACCGCCGGCGCCCTCCCGCCGCCACCGGGGCGCGGGCCACCGGGCGCGCCCACAGACCCGCCAGCACCCGCAGGCCGTCCGCGGACCCCAGCAGCGGGTCGGCGGCGCGCTCGGGGTGCGGCATCATGCCCACCACGTTGCCCGCGGCGTTGCACACGCCGGCGATGTGGCCGGATGAGCCGTTGGGGTTGGCCGACCGGCGCAGGCGGCCCGCCTCATCGCAGTAGCGGAACACCACCTGCCGTGGATCCAGCCCGCGCGGCGGGATGTAGCGCCCGTCGCCGTGGGCGACCGGCAGGCGCAGGACCTGCCCGGGCTGCAGGGCGCGGGTGGCGGGCGTGCGGGAGGACTCCACCCGCACCCACACGGTCTGGCAGACAAACCGCCCGCCGCGGTTGCGGACCAGGGCCCCCGGCAGGAGCCCCGCCTCCAGCAGGACCTGAAATCCGTTGCAGATGCCCAGGACCGCTCCGCCGGACCGGGCGAACGAGCGCACCGCCTCCATCACCGGGCTGCGGGCGGCCACCGCGCCGGCCCGCAGGTAGTCGCCGTAGGAGAACCCACCCGGCAGGATCACCGCGTCCAGGCCGCGCAGCTCGCGCTCCTCGTGCCAGACCTCCTCCGCAGACGCCCCCATCTGCCGCAGCACCTGCAGGCAGTCCCGGTCGCAGGTGCTGCCGGGGAACACCACCACTCCCACCCTCACCGCCTCTGCCCTCCCCGCATGATGGCCGCACGCCGGCGGGGCCGGATCGTCCCGCGGTGGTCCGCCTCCACCCACCACCGCTCGATGAGCGGGTTGGCCAGAAAGCGCGCGCACATCGCCTCCACCTCCCGGCGGGGCGTGCCGTCGGGAAGGTCCAGCTCCAGGTAGCGGCCGACCCGCACCTGAGACACGGCCCGGTAGCCCAGAGTGTGCAGGCCGCTGAGGACCGCCTGGCCCTGGGCGTCGAGGACTCCGGGTTTGAGCGTGACGACGACCCGGACCTTCACGGCGCGGTGTCACCTCCTCCGGTCAGCCGACGGTAGGTCTCCCAGTACCGCTGCCGGGTGGCGGCCACCACCTCCGGCGGCAGGGGCGGCGCCGGCGGGCTCCGATCCCACCCGCAGGCGACGAGGTAGTCGCGCACGTACTGCTTGTCGAAGGGCACCAGAGCGTCCGGATAGGCGGCGGCATCCCAGTAACGGGAGGAATCGGGGGTCAGGACCTCGTCGATCAGGGTCAGGCGGCCGCGCCGCCAGCCGAACTCGAACTTGGTATCGGCCAGGATCAGGCCGCACCGGCGGGCGTGCCGGGCGGCCTGCTGGTACAGGTGCAGGCTGGCCTCCCGCAGCTGCGCGGCCACCTCCGGGCCCACGCGCTCGGCCAGATCGCGGTAGGTGATGTTCTCGTCGTGGCCGACCGAGGCTTTGGTCGCCGGGGTGAACAGCGGCCGGGGCAGGAGGCTGCCGTGCCGCAGGCCCGGGGGCAGAGGCTCGCCGGCCACCGTCCCCGATCGCTGGTACTCCTCCCAGGCGGAGCCGGCGAGGCAGCCGCGGACCACGCACTCCACGTCGATCCGCTGGCACCGGTCCACCAGCATCGTCCGCCCCTCCAGCTCCGGGTGGTCGGCCAGGACCGGCACCGCGGACACCAGCGCGTCCCAGGCGGCGGCGACCACGTGGTGGTCCACCCCGTCCAGGCGTGCACACCAGAATGCCGACAGCGCCGTCAGGACGCGCCCCTTGTCGGGGATCGGGGTGGGCAGGACGTGGTCGAAGGCGGAGATCCGGTCGGTGGCCACCACCAGCAGGCGGTCGCCGAGATCATAGAGGTCCCGCACCTTCCCGCGCCGGTACACGGGCAGGGGCAGGGCGGTGTCGCGGACGATCGCGGCGCGGCCCGGACTCACACTCTCCCTCCTCCCGCGGCGCCGGGGGTCGGCCGGGGGACCGGCGAGGGCTGGCCCACGCCCACCCGCTCCAGGATGGCGTCCACGTGGCGCAGGTACGGGGTCAGGTCGAACAGCGCGTCCAGTTCGTCCGGGCTGAAGACGCCGGCGGCCAGCAGCGCGTCCCGGAACGGTACCGCGTCCTGCAGGGCTGCCGCCTGGACGATCCGGTACGCCTCCTCCCGCGACAGCCCCCGCTCCAACAGGGCCAGCAGGACCCGGTGGCTGAAGATGCGGCCGCCGGTGAGGTCCAGGTTGGCCCGCATGCGTTCGGGATACACCCGCAGCCCCCGGAGCACGTGGGCCAGGGTGCGCAGCATGTAGTGGAGCACCGTGGTGGCGCCGGGCAGCGCCACCCGCTCCACCGAGGAATGGGTGATGTCGCGCTCGCCCCACAGGGCCTGGTCCTCCATCGCCGCCAGGGCCCACCCCCGCAGCAGCCGCGCCAGGCCCGCGATGCGCTCGCACAGGATCGGGTTGCGCTTGTGCGGCATCGCCGACGACCCGGTCTGGCCCGGGGCGAAGGGTTCGGCGACCTCGGCGATCTCGGTGCGCGCCAGGGCGCGGATCTCGGTGGCGATCTTCTCCGCGGTGCCGCCCAGGATCGCCACCGCCGACAGCAGGGCGGCGTGGCGGTCCCGCTGCAGGATCTGCGACGACACCCGGGCCGGGGTCAGCCCCAGCGCCCGGCACACGTCGGCTTCCACCTCCGGGTCGAGGTGCGCGTACGTGCCCACCTCGCCCGAGATCTTGCCGACGGCGACCTCGTCCCGGGCCCGCCGCAGCCGGTCGATGCCGCGGCGGACCTCCTCCAGCCACAGGGCCGCTTTCAGGCCGAAGGTGATGGGTTCGGCGTGCATCCCGTGGGTGCGGCCGGCCATGACGGTGTAGCGGTGGGCGTCGGCCAGGCCGGCCAGGGCGGCAGCCACCTCGTGGGCTTCGGCGATGAGCAGGTCGACGGCCCGGACCAGGAGGACCGACAGCGCCGTGTCCACCACGTCGGACGAGCCCACCCCCCGGTGCAGCCAGCGCGCATCGGGGCCGGTCTCCTCGGCCACCGACCGCAGGAATGCCACCACGTCGTGCTGCGTCTGGGTGCGCTCGATCTCCGCGATGCGCTCCGGCGATCCCACGCGGGCGGTCTGGCGCAGGCGGCGGGCGACATCGGCGGGCACCTGCCCCCGCCGGGCCTGCGCCTCGCAGATCAGCAGCTCCACCTCCAGCCACAGGGCGAACCGGGTCTGCGGCGCCCACAGCCGCTGCATCTCGGGGGTGGCGTAGCGGTCGATCACGGGGCGCCCCCCCGGCTGCCCACCGGGGCCAGCGAGACCAGCGCGTCCCGCTCCCGCCCTACGCCCACCATCGTCACCGGCACCCCCACCAGGTCTTCGAGCCGCCGCAGAAACGCCCGCGCGGCGGCCGGCAGGTCTGCGGCCGTGCGCGCCCGGGCCATCCCGTCCCAGCCCTCCATCTCCTCGTAGACCGGCTGGACCCGCGCCAGCACGGGGGTGGGGGGCACCGTGCGCCATACCGTGCCTCCGTCCCGGTAGCCCACGCAGATCCGCACGGCCCGCAGGCCGTCCAGCACGTCCATCTTCATCACCGCCAGCTCGGTGAACCCGGCCACCTCCGCCGCGAACCGGGCCGCCACCGCGTCAAACCAGCCGCAGCGCCGCGGGCGCCCGGTGGTGACCCCGTACTCCTCCCCGCGTTCCCGCAGGACGTCCGCCAGCACCCCGCTCACCTCCGACGGCAGGGGACCGGCTCCCACCGCCGTGGTATAGGCCTTGACCACCCCGATGACCCGGCCGATGCGCGCGGCGGGCACCCCGGCCCCGGCGCAGGCCCCGCCCGGCAGACAGGTGGAGGAGGTGACGTACGGATAGGTCCCCCAGGTGAGATCCCGCATGACCCCCAGCTGGCCTTCCAGGATGATCACGTCATCCCGGCGCAGGGCCTCCTGGATCAGCGGATGGGTGTCGGCGATGTAGGGACGCAGGCGCTCCCGCCACTGCTCGCACAGGTCCAGCAGCTCTCCCGGGGTGATGGTGCGGCCGACGAGCGTTCCCGCCCGCCGCGCCGCCTCGCCCAGCCGCTCCCACAGGAACTCGGGCTCCAGCAGGTCGCCGACCCGGATGCCGGAGCGGGCGGCCGCGTCGGCGTAGGCGGGACCGATGCCCCGGCGGGTGGTGCCCAGCGCCCGGGACCCGCGGGCGACCTCGGCGACCTCGTCCTGCTCCCGGTGGTGGGGGAAGATCAGGTGAGCCCGCCGGTCCAGCCGCAGCTGGTCGGTGGAGATGCCCCGGGAGTTCAGCAGCGCGATCTCCTCCCGCAGGACGTCCGGGTTGACCACGACGCCCGGACCGATGACACAGGCGACGTGGGGATGACAGATGCCCGAGGGGACCAGGTGCAGTCGCAGGACGCCCTGCGGGCCCACCAGCGTGTGGCCGGCGTTGTCCCCGCCGTTGTAGCGGACGACCATGTGCGCCCGCTCCGCCAGGGCGTCAACCACCTTGCCCTTGCCCTCGTCTCCCCACTGACCGCCCACGACCGCGATGACCGGCATCTCAGGACTCCTCGGGGCGCGGGCGGACACCGGGGGCCGGGGTCGACGCGCCGGACCCGGGCCGCCCGCGGTCGTCGGCCGCCGCGCCCGCGGGCTCCCGCAGCCTCTCCCGCAGGGACCGGTCGTGCACCGCCAGGATCCGGGCGGCCAGCAGCGCGGCGTTGCGGGCTCCCCAGGAACCGATGGCCACCGTGGCCACCGGGACGCCCGGCGGCATCTGCACGGTGGACAGCAGCGCGTCCAGCCCGCCCAGGCTCGTGGCGGCCAGGGGCACGCCGATGACCGGAAGGACTGTGCGGGCGGCCAGCGCTCCCGCCAGGTGGGCCGCGCCGCCGGCGGCGGCGATGAGGACCCGCAGGCCCCGCTCCTCGGCGCTGCGGGCATAGCGGTCCACCAGGTCGGGGGTGCGGTGGGCGGAGGCCACGACGACCTCGCAGGGGATGCCGAGCTGCGCGAGTACCCGGGCGGCCTCGTCCATCGTCGGCCGATCCGACTCCGAGCCCATCACGATGCCGACCAGAGGCTGACTCACGACACCGTCGCTCCCCGGGGAGCCGCGGCCCCGATATCCGTGCGGTACTGCATCCCCTCGAATCCGATGGCGGAGATCCCGGCGTAGGCACGCGCCCGGGCCTCCTCGACCGTCGCGCCCACGCCGACGACGTGGAGCACGCGGCCGCCGGCGGTGACGAGGCGTCCCTCCCGCAGCGCGGTCCCGGCGTGGAAGACGAGCGTGCCCGGGGGAACGGCATCGAGGCCGGTGATGGGATACCCCGTGGGGTGTGGTCCCGGATAGCCCCGCGACGCTGCCACGACGCACACGGCGGCATGGGGGGTCCAGCGAAGATCCGGGGCGCCGCCCTCGAGGATGGCGATCATCGCCTCCGCGAGGTCCCCCTCCACCAGCGGCAGGATCACCTGCGCCTCCGGATCGCCGAACCGGCAGTTGAACTCCAGCACCCGGACGCCGTCGCGGGTCACCATCACCCCCGCGTACAGGACGCCCACGAACGGGCTGCCCTCCGCGGCGAGGGCCTCGGCGGCCCGGTGCAGGATGGCCAGCGCCGAGGCGGCGGCGTCCGACGGCAGAAGAGCGGGCGCCAGCGCGCCCATGCCGCCGGTGTTGGGCCCGGTGTCTCCCGATCCCGCACGCTTGTAATCCCGCGCCAGCAGCAGGGGCCACACCGCCGCGCCAGACACCAGGGCCAGCACGCTGGCCTCCTCGCCCTCCAGGCACTCCTCGACCACCACGCGGCGGCCCGCCGCCCCGTGGACCTGGCGCACCATCAGGTCCTCGACGGCCCGCTCGGCCTCGGAGCGGGTCCGGGCCACCACCACACCCTTGCCGGCGGCCAGGCCGTCGGCCTTGATCACCACCGGCCCTCCGGCGCGGCGGACGGCCCGCAGGGCCGAGTCCGGATCGTCGCAGACCTGGTAGGCGGCCGTGGGGATCCCCCACCGGCGCATGAGGTCCTTGGCGAAGGCCTTGCTGGCTTCCACGCGGGCGGCGGCCGCCGATGGGCCGAACAGGCGCAGCCCCCGAGAGGCAAACAGGTCGGCGATGCCGTCTGACAGAGGCTGCTCCGGACCGACCACGGTGAGGTCGATCTCCAGGTCCTCGGCCGCCGCGGCCAGGGCCGGCAGGTCGGTGGCGGCGATGGGCAGGCAGGTGGCCACGCGGGCGATCCCCGGATTGCCGGGGGCGGCGTACACCTGGACGGCGGGTGTGCGGGACAGCGCCCACGCCAGCGCGTGCTCCCGGCCACCCGATCCCACCACGAGCACCTTCATCCGCGCACCCGCGTCTTCCCCCGCGCGCCGCCCGGGCCGATTCCCCGCCCGGATCGTTCGGATTTATCCGCTCAGGACGGCGTGAAAGGCGGAAAATCCGCCGACAGCCGCCCAAATCATAAACAAAAACTTCGACGCATGCAACAATGTTCGTATTTTGGCGCAGGGTGAGAACGCCGCGAAATCGGCGGGCCCTGCCGGATAGCCGGCAGGGCCCGTCCCTCAGTGCCGCGGGGGCAGCCTACACCGACGGCGGCGTGGGCGTCTTCTCTTCCTCCTCGGGCTTCTCCACCACCATCGCCTCGGTGGTGAGGACCAGGGAGGCCACGCTGGCCGCATTCTGCAGGGCGGAGCGCACCACCTTGGCGGCGTCCACCACGCCGGCCTTCATCATGTCCTCGAACTGGCCGGTGAGGACGTTGTAGCCGATCCCCAGGGGCTGCTGGCGCAGCTGCTCGACGATCAACGAGCCCTCCTGGCCGGCGTTGATGGCCAGCTGGCGGGCGGGCTCCAGCAGGGCCCGGGCCACCAGGCCGGCCCCCGTGCGCTCGTCTCCCTGCAGGTCCCGCATCAGCGCCTCCACCGCCCGGGCCGCGTGCACCAGGACCGAGCCGCCGCCGGGGACGATCCCCTCCTCCACGGCCGAGCGGGTCGCCCGCAGGGCGTCCTCGGTGCGGGTCTTGCGGTACTTCAGCTCGGCCTCGCTGGGCGCGCCGACCTTGATGACGGCGACACCGCCGCTGAGCTTGCCCAGCCGCTCCTGCAGCTTCTCCCGGTCGTAGTCGGACTCGGTCTCCTCAATCTGCGTGCGCAGCTGGGCGATGCGCTTCTGAATGGCCTCGGGCTTGCCGGCGCCCCCCACGATGATGGTCTCTTCCTTGCGGACCCGCACCTGCCGGGCCCGGCCCAGCATGCTCAGGTCCACGTGCTCCAGCTTGATGCCCACCTCGTCGGAGACCACCTGGCCGCCGGTGAGGATGGCGATGTCTTCCAGGATGGCCTTGCGGCGCTCGCCGAAGGCAGGGGCCTTGACGGCGCAGGAGTGCAGGGTCCCCCGCAGCTTGTTCACCACCAGGGTGGCCAGGGCCTCGCCCTCCACATCCTCGGCGATGACCAGCAGGGGCCTGCCCACCTGGGCGATCTTTTCCAGCACCGGCAGCAGGTCCCGGACCGAGGAGATCTTCTTGTCGGTGATGAGCAGGAAGCAGTCCTCCAGGACCGCCTCCATCTTTTCGGGGTCGGTGACGAAGTACGGGGAGATGTATCCCTTGTCGAACATCATCCCCTCGACCACCTCGACGGTGGTCTCGATCCCCTTGCTCTCCTCCACCGTGATGACGCCGTCCTTGCCCACCTTGTCCATGGCGTCGGCGATGATGGCCCCGATGGAGGGGTCGTTGGCCGCCACGCTGGCCACCGACTGGATCGCCTCCTTGGTCTCCACCGGCCGGGCGGCCTTGCGGATCTCCTCCACCGCGACGGCCACGGCGCGGTCAATCCCGCGCTTGACCGCCATGGGGTTGGCTCCGGCGGCCACGACCTTCAGGCCCTCGCGGATGAGCGCCTGGGCCAGGATGGTGGCGGTGGTGGTCCCGTCGCCCGCCACGTCCTCGGTCTTGGTGGCCACCTCCCGCACCAGCTGGGCGCCGGCGTTCTCGAAGGGGTCCTCCAGCTCGATCTCCTTGGCCACCGTGACGCCATCGTGGGTGATGGTGGGCGAGCCGAACTTCTTTTCCAGCACCACGTTGCGGCCCTTCGGGCCCAGGGTGATCTTCACGGCGTCGGCGAGCCTGTTGACGCCGCGCTCCATGGCCCGCCGGGCCGCCTCGTCAAACGCCAGGATCTTGGGCACCCGCAGTCACCTCCGCTGGGACGGGGGATCCGGGATCCGGCACCTCACTGGTCCCCGGTCCCGGGCATCACTTCTTGGCCGCCGCCGGCTCGCGCTCGACGATGGCCAGGATGTCGCTGTGGCGCAGGATCAGGTGCTCGACGCCGTCGATCTTGACCTCGGTCCCGGCGTACTTGGCGAAGAGCACGTGGTCGCCCACCTTCACGTCCAGGGGCAGCCGCTTCTCGCCTTCCTCATCCCACTCCCCGGGCCCCACGGCCACCACCTCGCCCCGCTGGGGCTTCTCTTTGGCGGTGTCGGGGAGGACGATCCCTCCAGAGGTACGCTCCTCGTCTTCGATGGGGCGAACCAGCACGCGGTCGCCCAGCGGCCGCAGCTTCATGGACGCTCCCTCCTTTTCCGCGACAGGATTAGCACTCGTGGGTGGTGAGTGCTAGGCCACCCCCCATCTTAGTGGGGTCCCGCCCCCGGATCAAGACCTCGGCAGGC
This window harbors:
- the groES gene encoding co-chaperone GroES; this translates as MKLRPLGDRVLVRPIEDEERTSGGIVLPDTAKEKPQRGEVVAVGPGEWDEEGEKRLPLDVKVGDHVLFAKYAGTEVKIDGVEHLILRHSDILAIVEREPAAAKK
- the groL gene encoding chaperonin GroEL (60 kDa chaperone family; promotes refolding of misfolded polypeptides especially under stressful conditions; forms two stacked rings of heptamers to form a barrel-shaped 14mer; ends can be capped by GroES; misfolded proteins enter the barrel where they are refolded when GroES binds), with translation MPKILAFDEAARRAMERGVNRLADAVKITLGPKGRNVVLEKKFGSPTITHDGVTVAKEIELEDPFENAGAQLVREVATKTEDVAGDGTTTATILAQALIREGLKVVAAGANPMAVKRGIDRAVAVAVEEIRKAARPVETKEAIQSVASVAANDPSIGAIIADAMDKVGKDGVITVEESKGIETTVEVVEGMMFDKGYISPYFVTDPEKMEAVLEDCFLLITDKKISSVRDLLPVLEKIAQVGRPLLVIAEDVEGEALATLVVNKLRGTLHSCAVKAPAFGERRKAILEDIAILTGGQVVSDEVGIKLEHVDLSMLGRARQVRVRKEETIIVGGAGKPEAIQKRIAQLRTQIEETESDYDREKLQERLGKLSGGVAVIKVGAPSEAELKYRKTRTEDALRATRSAVEEGIVPGGGSVLVHAARAVEALMRDLQGDERTGAGLVARALLEPARQLAINAGQEGSLIVEQLRQQPLGIGYNVLTGQFEDMMKAGVVDAAKVVRSALQNAASVASLVLTTEAMVVEKPEEEEKTPTPPSV
- the purS gene encoding phosphoribosylformylglycinamidine synthase subunit PurS, yielding MKVRVVVTLKPGVLDAQGQAVLSGLHTLGYRAVSQVRVGRYLELDLPDGTPRREVEAMCARFLANPLIERWWVEADHRGTIRPRRRAAIMRGGQRR
- the purD gene encoding phosphoribosylamine--glycine ligase — its product is MKVLVVGSGGREHALAWALSRTPAVQVYAAPGNPGIARVATCLPIAATDLPALAAAAEDLEIDLTVVGPEQPLSDGIADLFASRGLRLFGPSAAAARVEASKAFAKDLMRRWGIPTAAYQVCDDPDSALRAVRRAGGPVVIKADGLAAGKGVVVARTRSEAERAVEDLMVRQVHGAAGRRVVVEECLEGEEASVLALVSGAAVWPLLLARDYKRAGSGDTGPNTGGMGALAPALLPSDAAASALAILHRAAEALAAEGSPFVGVLYAGVMVTRDGVRVLEFNCRFGDPEAQVILPLVEGDLAEAMIAILEGGAPDLRWTPHAAVCVVAASRGYPGPHPTGYPITGLDAVPPGTLVFHAGTALREGRLVTAGGRVLHVVGVGATVEEARARAYAGISAIGFEGMQYRTDIGAAAPRGATVS
- the purE gene encoding 5-(carboxyamino)imidazole ribonucleotide mutase, which encodes MSQPLVGIVMGSESDRPTMDEAARVLAQLGIPCEVVVASAHRTPDLVDRYARSAEERGLRVLIAAAGGAAHLAGALAARTVLPVIGVPLAATSLGGLDALLSTVQMPPGVPVATVAIGSWGARNAALLAARILAVHDRSLRERLREPAGAAADDRGRPGSGASTPAPGVRPRPEES
- a CDS encoding phosphoribosylaminoimidazolesuccinocarboxamide synthase translates to MSPGRAAIVRDTALPLPVYRRGKVRDLYDLGDRLLVVATDRISAFDHVLPTPIPDKGRVLTALSAFWCARLDGVDHHVVAAAWDALVSAVPVLADHPELEGRTMLVDRCQRIDVECVVRGCLAGSAWEEYQRSGTVAGEPLPPGLRHGSLLPRPLFTPATKASVGHDENITYRDLAERVGPEVAAQLREASLHLYQQAARHARRCGLILADTKFEFGWRRGRLTLIDEVLTPDSSRYWDAAAYPDALVPFDKQYVRDYLVACGWDRSPPAPPLPPEVVAATRQRYWETYRRLTGGGDTAP
- the purB gene encoding adenylosuccinate lyase; this translates as MIDRYATPEMQRLWAPQTRFALWLEVELLICEAQARRGQVPADVARRLRQTARVGSPERIAEIERTQTQHDVVAFLRSVAEETGPDARWLHRGVGSSDVVDTALSVLLVRAVDLLIAEAHEVAAALAGLADAHRYTVMAGRTHGMHAEPITFGLKAALWLEEVRRGIDRLRRARDEVAVGKISGEVGTYAHLDPEVEADVCRALGLTPARVSSQILQRDRHAALLSAVAILGGTAEKIATEIRALARTEIAEVAEPFAPGQTGSSAMPHKRNPILCERIAGLARLLRGWALAAMEDQALWGERDITHSSVERVALPGATTVLHYMLRTLAHVLRGLRVYPERMRANLDLTGGRIFSHRVLLALLERGLSREEAYRIVQAAALQDAVPFRDALLAAGVFSPDELDALFDLTPYLRHVDAILERVGVGQPSPVPRPTPGAAGGGRV
- the purQ gene encoding phosphoribosylformylglycinamidine synthase subunit PurQ: MRVGVVVFPGSTCDRDCLQVLRQMGASAEEVWHEERELRGLDAVILPGGFSYGDYLRAGAVAARSPVMEAVRSFARSGGAVLGICNGFQVLLEAGLLPGALVRNRGGRFVCQTVWVRVESSRTPATRALQPGQVLRLPVAHGDGRYIPPRGLDPRQVVFRYCDEAGRLRRSANPNGSSGHIAGVCNAAGNVVGMMPHPERAADPLLGSADGLRVLAGLWARPVARAPVAAGGRRR
- a CDS encoding adenylosuccinate synthase — encoded protein: MPVIAVVGGQWGDEGKGKVVDALAERAHMVVRYNGGDNAGHTLVGPQGVLRLHLVPSGICHPHVACVIGPGVVVNPDVLREEIALLNSRGISTDQLRLDRRAHLIFPHHREQDEVAEVARGSRALGTTRRGIGPAYADAAARSGIRVGDLLEPEFLWERLGEAARRAGTLVGRTITPGELLDLCEQWRERLRPYIADTHPLIQEALRRDDVIILEGQLGVMRDLTWGTYPYVTSSTCLPGGACAGAGVPAARIGRVIGVVKAYTTAVGAGPLPSEVSGVLADVLRERGEEYGVTTGRPRRCGWFDAVAARFAAEVAGFTELAVMKMDVLDGLRAVRICVGYRDGGTVWRTVPPTPVLARVQPVYEEMEGWDGMARARTAADLPAAARAFLRRLEDLVGVPVTMVGVGRERDALVSLAPVGSRGGAP